The Streptomyces sp. V3I7 genome segment CAACCAGTACGCGCTGCCCGAGAACTCCGTCGGCGCGTTCACCGCGCAGTGGGGCAGCGTCTCACGGGTGCGCGCGACATGCGGGTCGGACAGCGAGCGGGCGGACCCCTGCAGTTCGGACACCTACGAGGTGACGGTGCGCCGGGGACGGGTCGTCTCGGCCTCGGACCTGCCCGGCAGCGGGCCCATCGCCGCCGACACCACCGTGCTCGTCGGGCGGGAGGCGGGGGCGCGGTGGCTGCGGAAGCTGTCCGCTGGTGAGCAGGTGGTGGTACGGCACCGGCTGGTGGCGTCCGCCTCCCGGATTCCTTACCGCTTCGCCCTCGCGGGCTATCCGGTGCTGCGTGGCGGGCAGCCGCTGCCCGGCCTCGACGGCGCCACCGGCGCCGTGCGCACCGCCGTCGGCATCGCGGACGGCGGCCGGCGCCTGCTGCTGTTCGCCGTGGACGGCGACCCTGCCTACCGCAGCGGACTGACTATCGCCGAAGTCGCCGACGAGATGCGGGCGTTGGGTTCGGTGGACGCCTTCAGTCTGGACGGGGGCGGGTCGACGACGCTGGTCGCCCGCGAGCCGGGAGCGACCACCGTCACCGTACGCAACCATCCTCAGGGCGGCGCCGAGCGCCCCGTGCCCAACGGCATCGGGGTCTTCTCGGCGCCCTGACTCCCCGGCGCCCCGGGCTCAGGGCCGCAGGCCGCTCACGAGGTCCGCGGTCGCGGTGAGCCCGTCGTGGATGGTGGGCGCCATGCTCGTGCTGGCCAGGTAGAAGCCCAGCAGCATGCAGACCAGGGCGTGGGAGAACTTCAGCGCGCCGTTGCGCATGAAGACCACGGCCAGGATCAGGAGCAGCAGCACCACAGAGATGGAAATGGCCATCGCGTACCTCCTCCGCCACGCCGTACGGCGGCGTTCGGCCGTAAGTGTGGCGTAGCGGAGGGTCCGTCCGAGCGACTGACGTGTCCCCTGATCGAGTGATGTCGCCCTCGGGTCCGCCCGGCGTCTACGCCGACGGACGGGCGTCCAGGAAGGCCTCCAGGCCCGCGAGGTCGTCCGTGTTGACGTAGTCGACGCCGGCGGCGAGCAGCTCGGCCCACAGGGCGTCCCGGGCCGGCCCCGCGGTGTCCGGGGTGGCCCACAGGCGGACCTGCTGCCCGCGGTCGTGCGCCTGCTGGACGATGCCGCGCAGCTTCTGCCGTTCGGCGTCCGGGAACGGCCCGTCGCCGAGCCAGGTGAAGTTGTTCGTCCAGTTGTCGCTGATGAGCGGGACGAAGGAGGCCGGCGCAGGACTGCCGAGGTCGGTGAGCCTGCCGTCGTAGAAGGCGCGCCGCACCGTCTGGGCCTCCATGGGCGCGCGGGCGGCCCGGTCCCCGGAGATCACGGCGGTGACCGGTCCCGGGAGGACGCGCCCGTCCGCGTACGTTGTGAACAGGCGGGCGTAGCGCCGCAGATGGCGGTCGAGTTCGAGGTACGTCGACGCGCCTTCCGTCTTGATGTCGACGAGGAGCTGGAGCGGTCGGCGCCAACCCCGGTACACCGCGCCCTGGTTGGCCCGGACGCGGGCGACGAGGGGTTCGAGGTAGAGGGACTCCAGGGTGCGGGACGGGTCCAGCTCGGTGGTGTCGTGGCCGACGAGGAGCTGGTCGCCGACGAGGAAGATGTCGGCCTCGACACTGCCGAAGCGGTGGTCGAGGGCGTCGAACAGGGGGCGCTGGTGGGCGTAGTCGTTGTGGGCGTGGGCGCGCCACAGCGGGGACGGGCCTCGGCCGCCGCCGTCCGCCCACGCCTGGGCGGCGGGCAGCGCGACCGCTCCGGCCAGTGCGGCACCGAAGGTGGTGAGGGCACTGCGGCGGGTGATGTGAACCATGGACTGCCTCCCTTGAGGAACGTGCGGGACCGGAGGGATTATGCGGGGGAACCCGCCCCAACCGTCCCTTTCGCGCACCGAGTTGGCCGGACCGCCCCCTCTGTTCACTTCACCGGTCCGGCCCGCACGGCGAAGCCCGCCCCAGGTGGGACGGGCTTCGTCTCTGCTTCACCAGGTGTACGTCAGGGGGCCTGGAGGTCGACCAGTTCGGCCAGCGCCTCGCGGTGGGCGCCCGCCGTGCCGTAGGCGATCGAGTCGGCCTTGGCCCGCTTGAGGTACAGGTGGACCGGGTGCTCCCAGGTCATGCCGAAACCGCCATGCAGTTGCAGCGCCTCCTCGGCGGCCCGGACGGCGACCGGAGCCGCGTATGCCTGGGCGACGGCGACCGCCACGTCGGCGTCCTCGCCGGTGGACAGGGCGTCGGCGGCGCCCCGCGCGGCCGCCCGGAGGCTGACGACCTCCAGCCACAGCTGGGCGAGCCGGTGCTTGAGCGCCTGGAAGCCGCCGACGGGCCGGTTGAACTGCTTGCGCTCCTTCAGGTATCGGACGGTTTCGGTCAACGTCCATTCAGCGACGCCGAGTTGCTCGGAGGCGAGCAGTCCGGCCCCGGCGCGCAGGGCCCGTCGTACGGCGGGTGCGGCGGCGCCGAGGCGCCGTCCCTGGGCGCCGCCGAGGGTGACGGTGGCGAGCGGCCGGGTCAGGTCCAGGGAGACCTGCGGGGTGACGGTCACGGCGTCGGCGGCCACGGCGTACAGGTCGCCGTCGTCGGCCGGGACGAGCAGGACGTCGGCGGCGGCCGCGTCCGCGATGCCGGTCAACTCGCCGCGCAGGGTGCCGTTCTCCTGCCGTACGGTCTTGAACTCACCGGCCGGGGCGACCTGCAGCCCGACGGCCAGGGCGGCGATGGTGCGCCCGGAGGCGAGCTGAGCGAGCAGTTCCTCGTCGGCGCAGGCCAGCAGGGCCTCGGTGGCCACGACCGCGCTCGTCAGATACGGCACCGGCGCGACCGCACGCCCCAACTCCTCCACGACGACCGCGACTTCCCGGTGCGTGGCGCCGTCCCCGCCCTGAGCCTCGGGGACGAGGAGGCCGGCGAGGCCCATGCCGTCCGCGAGCAGCTTCCACAGGGCGAGGTCGTGCGGGGCGTCCGACTCGGTGCGGGCGATCACGCCCGGCGCGTCGCAGTGGTCCGTGAGCAGGTCACGGACGGCGGCGCGCAGCGCCTCTTCCTCCGGCGAGTAGAGCAGATCCGGCTGTGCGCTCATCGGGCCAGGTCCTTCCAGGCGACGTCCTTGTCGGTGCGCGGCTCGGCGGGCAGGCCCAGGACGCGCTCGGCGACGATGTTCAGCAGGACCTCGCTGGTCCCGCCCTCGATGCTGTTGCCCTTGGCACGGAGGTAGCGGTAACCGGCGTCCCGGCCGGTGAAGTCGACCAGTTCGGGTCGGCGGAGCGTCCAGTCGTCGTACAGGAGCCCTTCCTCGCCCCGGAGTTCGACCTCCAGGCCGCTGATCTCCTGAGCGAGGCGGGCGAAGGCGAGCTTCATGCCGGAGCCCTCGGGGCCGGGTTCGCCGGCGACGAGCTGCTGGCGCAGGCGTTCGCCGGTGAGCCGGACGACCTCGGCCTCCACCCACAGCTTGAGCAGCCGCTGGTGCAGGTCGTGGGTGCGCAAGCCGGGGCGCTCGCGCCAGGTCCGGGAGACGGGGCCGATCATGCCGCCCTCGCGGGGCAGCCGCATGCCGCCGATGGAGACGCGCTCGTTCATCAGCGTCGTCTGGGCGACCCGCCAGCCGTCGCCGACCTCACCGAGGCGGCGCGAGTCGGGGATGCGGACGTCCGTGAGGAAGACCTCGTTGAACTCGGCCTCGCCGGTGATCTGGCGCAGCGGCCGGACCTCGACGCCGGGGTCGGTCATGTCGCAGATGAAGTAGGTGATTCCGGCGTGCTTGGGCGCGTCCGGGTCGGTGCGGGCGATGAGGATGGCCCAGCGGGCGACGTGGGCGCTGGAGGTCCACACCTTCTGCCCGTTGACGACCCAGTCCTCACCCTCCTTGACCGCCCGGGTGCCGAGCGCCGCGAGGTCGGAGCCGGCGCCCGGCTCGCTGAAGAGCTGGCACCAGACCTCCTCCCCCGTCCACAGCGGGCGCAGGAAGCGCCGCTTCTGCTCCTCGGTGCCGTAGTGCAGGATCGTCGGCGCCGCCATGCCGAGGCCGATGCCGATGCGCCGGGGGTCGTTGTCGGGGGCGCCCGCGGCGGCCAGCTCGGCGTCCACGACGGCCTGGAGGGAGCGCGGGACGCCGAGCCCGCCGAGGCCCTCGGGGAAGTGCACCCAGGCGAGCCCGGCGTCGAAGCGGGCCTTCAGGAAGTCGAGCCGGTCGGTGTCGGCCGGCGGGTGAGCGGCCAGCAACTCGGTGGTACAGCGCCTGAGTTCGGCGGCGTCGATGGTCATGCGGCGGCTCCGTTCTCCAGAGACTCCAGCGACGGTACGACGGCGATCCGGCCGGTGGAGGCGCCGTCGGCGACCCGCTGCACCGCGGCCGCGGCTCCGGCGAGCGGCACGCGCTCGCTGATCAGCGGCTTGACGGCGCCCCGGGCGGCGAGCTCGGTGAGCTGCTCGTGGCAGTGCTGGATCAGCTCCGGGTTCTTGGTGCCGTACAGACCCCAGTGCAGGCCGAGGATCGAGTAGTTCTTGACCAGGGCGTGGTTGAGCGCGGGGCTGGGGACGGTCCCGCTCGCGAAGCCCACGACGACGATCCGGCCCTCGAAGGCGACGGTCTTGGCGGACTGCGTGTAGGCGTCGCCGCCGACCGGGTCGTAGATCACGTCGGCGCCCCGGCCGCCGGTGGCCTCCTTGACCGCGGCGATGACGTCCTCGTCGCGCCGGTCGATCACCACGTCGCAGCCCAGCTCCCGGGCGACGGCGGCCTTGTCGGGGCCGCCCACGACGCCGATGACCCGGGCGCCGGCCGCCTTGCCGAGCTGCACGGCCGCGCTGCCGACGCCGCCGGCCGCCGCGTGCACGAGCAGGGTCTCGCCGGCCTCCAGCCGGGCCCGGCGGTGCAGGCCGAACCAGCCGGTCTGGTAGCCGATGTGCAGCGCGGCGGCCTCGGCGTCGTCCAGGGCCTCGGGCGCGGGCAGCAGGGCCGCGGCGTCGGCGACGGCGTACTCGGCGAAACCGCCGTACGGCAGCACCGGGTTGGCGATCACCCGGCGGCCGTCCTCGGTCTCGCCGCAGATCTCGACGCCCGGGGTGAAGGGCAGCGGCGGCCGCACCTGGTACTGGCCGCGGCACATCAGCGCGTCCGGGAAGTTGACGTTGGCGGCGCGTACCCGCAGCAGGACCTGGCCCTCGCCGGGCGTGGGCTGCGCTGTCTCCGCCGGCCGCATCACCTCGATCGGTTCGCCGTTCTCGTGCACTTGCCATGCCTGCATGGGGGCCTCCACGGGACTGCGTTCGTCTGGCTCGTCCGGCTCGCCTGACCGGGGTCGATCGCATACTAAGCGGTCGCTTGTCATCAGGGAACAGCTCTCCACCGGAGAACGACAGACCCGCGCACGACCGCCCGACCACTCGCCGTCGGCGGGCCCCCGTTGCACCATGGCTGCATGCTGCTGGCCCGGCTCGCGCAGGTCTCCCGGGAGGTCGCCGACACGTCGGCCCGCTCCCGCAAGACCGCTCTGCTCGCCGATCTGTTCCGCGAGACGGAGCCGGACGACGTGCCGGTCGTCATCCCGTATCTCGCGGGCCGACTGCCCCAGGGGCGGCTCGGCGTCGGCTGGAAGGTGCTCGGCAATCGCGTGCCCCCGGCCGCCGGGCCCACGCTCACCGTCCGCGAGGTGGACGTCCTGCTGACCGGCCTCGGCAAGGTGTCCGGGCCGGGCTCGCAGGCGGAACGGGCCCGGATCGTCGGTGAGTTGATGGGCGCGGCGACCGAGGAGGAGCAGCGCTTCCTGCTCGGGCTGATCACCGGCGAGGTGCGCCAGGGCGCCCTGGACGCGGTCGCCGTGGAGGGGCTCGCGCAGGCCACCGGCGCGGTCGCGGCGGACGTACGGCGGGCCGTGATGCTCGCCGGTTCGCTCCAGACGGTCGCCGAGGCGCTGCTCGCGGACGGCCCCGGGGCGCTGGAGCGCTTCCGGCTGACCGTCGGCCGTCCGGTCCAGCCGATGCTGGCGCAGTCCGCCGTCTCCGTCGCCGAGGCGGTCGGCAGGCTGGGCGGCTGCGCGGTCGAGGAGAAGCTGGACGGCATCCGCGTCCAGGTCCACCGCGACGGCGACACGGTACGGATCCACACCCGCACCCTCGACGACATCACCGACCGGCTGCCCGAAGTGGTCGCGGCAGCGCGGGAGTTGCCCGAGGAACGGTTCATCCTGGACGGCGAGGTGATCTCCCTCGACGCGGACGGGCGGCCCCGCTCCTTCCAGGAGACGGCGGGACGTGTCGGCTCGCGCACGGACGTGGCGAAGGCCGCCCGGGAGGTCCCGGTCTCCCCCGTCTTCTTCGACGTCCTCTCCGTGGGCGGCCGTGACCTGCTCGACCTGCCGCTGACCGAGCGGCACGCGGAGCTGGCCCGGCTGGTGCCCGAGCCGATGCGGGTGCGCCGGACGGTGGTGGAGCCGGGCCCCGAGGGCGTCACCGAGGCGGAGGACTTCCTCGCCGACACCCTGGCGCGCGGGCACGAGGGCGTGATGGTCAAGGGCCTGGACGCCGCCTACAGCGCGGGCCGGCGCGGGGCGTCCTGGCTGAAGGTCAAGCCCGTCCACACCCTGGACCTGGTGATCCTGGCCGCCGAGTGGGGCCACGGCCGGCGCACCGGCAAGCTCTCCAACCTCCACCTCGGCGCCCGCGGCCCGGACGGCGGCTTCGTCATGCTCGGCAAGACCTTCAAGGGGATGACCGACACGATGCTCGCCTGGCAGACCGAGCGGCTGCGCGAGCTGGCCGTCTCCGAGGACGGCCACGTGGTGACCGTACGCCCCGAACTCGTCGTGGAGATCGCCTACGACGGCCTCCAGCGCTCCACCCGCTACCCGGCCGGCGTCACCCTCCGCTTCGCCCGGGTCCTGCGCTACCGCGAGGACAAGCGGCCGGAGGAGGCGGACACCGTGGAGACCCTGCTCGCCGCCCATCCGGAGGTGGGGCCGTGACGGCAGCCCACAGCGCCGGACTCCTGCTGTTCCGGCACACCGCCAACGGCCTGGAGGTGCTGCTCGGGCACATGGGCGGGCCCTACTTCGCCAAGAAGGACGCGGGGGCCTGGACCGTCCCCAAGGGCGAGTACGACCCCGGCGAGCCCGCCTGGGACGCCGCCCGGCGCGAGTTCCAGGAGGAGCTCGGTCTGCCGCCGCCCGACGGGGCGGCCGTACCACTGGGCGAGGTGCGGCAGACCGGTGGCAAGGTCGTCACCGCGTGGGCGATCGAGGCGGATCTCGACCCGGCGGCCGTCGTCCCCGGCACGTTCTCGATGGAGTGGCCGCCGAGGTCGGGGAAGCTCCAGGAGTTCCCCGAGGTGGACCGGGTGGAGTGGCTCGGCCTCGACCGCGCGCGGGACGTGATCGTCACGGCGCAGTCCGCGTTTCTCGACCGGCTGGCGGAGCACTCGGGCTGAACAGGCGCACACGCGTTGCGGAGCCCACCCGCGCGCGGCAAGGTCGTTTCACAGCCCGCCCACAGGGAGGTCAGCCATGCCCATCGCCACGGTGAACCCGGCCACCGGCGAGACGGTCGAGACGTTCGAGGCCATGGACGACGACGAGATCGAGCGCCGGCTCGAACTCGCCGAGGCCACGTTCCGCACGTACCGCACGACGCCGATCGCCGAGCGCGCCCGTCTGATGAACCGGGCCGCCGACCTCCTGGACGCCGAGCGCGAGGACGTCGCGCGGGTCATGACCACCGAGATGGGCAAGCCGCTGAAGCAGGCCCGCGCGGAGGCCGCAAAGTGCGCCAAGGCGATGCGCTGGTACGCCGAGCACGCCGAGGAGCTGCTCGCCGACGAGGTGCCGGCCGCGTCCGACGTGAAGGACTCCGGGGCCTCGCGGGTCCGGGTGCGCTACCGGCCGCTCGGGCCCGTGCTCGCCGTGATGCCGTGGAACTTCCCGCTGTGGCAGGTGATCCGCTTTGCCGCCCCGGCCCTGCTGGCGGGCAACGTCGGTCTGCTCAAGCACGCCTCGAACGTCCCGCAGACGGCCCTGTACCTGGAGGACCTGTTCCACCGGGCCGGCTTCCCCGAGGGCTGCTTCCAGACGCTGCTGATCGGCTCCGGCGCGGTCGACGAGATCCTGCGCGACGAGCGGATCAAGGCGGCCACCCTGACCGGCAGCGAGCCCGCCGGACGGGCGGTCGCGGCCACCTCCGGGGAGATGGTGAAGAAGACGGTCCTGGAGCTGGGCGGCAGCGATCCGTTCATCGTGATGCCGTCCGCCGACCTCGACCGGGCCGCGGAGGTCGCGGTGACCGCGCGGGTGCAGAACAACGGGCAGTCGTGCATCGCCGCCAAGCGGTTCATCGTGCACACGGACGTGTACGACACCTTCGTCGAGAAGTTCGTCGCGGGCATGAAGGCCCTCACGATGGGCGACCCCATGGACGAGGAGACGGACGTCGGCCCGCTCGCCAGCCAGAGCGGACGGACCGACGTGGAGGAGCTCGTCGACGACGCGAAACGCAGCGGCGCCACGGTGCTGGCCGGCGGCGAGCGCCCGGAGGGGCCCGGCTGGTACTACCCGCCGACCGTCCTCGCCGACGTCGACCGGGACATGCGCATCCACCGCGAGGAGGCCTTCGGCCCGGTGGCCACGCTCTACCGCGCGGCGGATTTGGACGAGGCCGTGCTGATCGCCAACGACACCCCGTTCGGGCTGAGTTCGAACGTGTGGACGCGCGACGAGGCCGAGACCGACCGGTTCGTACGGGATCTGGAAGCCGGCGGCGTCTACTTCAACGGCATGACCGCGTCCCACCCGGCGTTCCCGTTCGGCGGGGTCAAGCGCTCCGGGTACGGGCGCGAGCTGGCCGGCCAGGGGATGCACGAGTTCTGCAACATCACCACCGTGTGGCACGGTGCGTGAGGTCTGCGCCGATACGATCCGCGTTGTGAACCGCGAAGTGACCCTGCCTCTGATCGTCGACGACCGCGGTACCTTGCAGGTCGCCGCGGCCGATGTGAGCAAACTGCTCCGCACGGTGGGCGGTCGGTGGCTGCACCTCGTCGAGACGGGCGAGGGACGCCTCGACGAGGACACGGTGGCCGCGCTCACCATCGAGCTCGCGAAGCTGGCCGACCGCATCGACGTGGCGTGCATCGCGCACAGCAGCGGGACCCCCTGATCCATCCGGTAGGGCCTGAGCCCGTACAACCCGTACGGCCCAAGGGATTCCGCCCTTCAGGGCCCGCTTGGCGCCTCGGCGGCCGTCCCCGGTTCGGAGTAATCCGGCGCGAGATCGTCGCCCCGTCGGGTGAACCTGGGTGGACCACCCAACGAACGGCGGGCGCGAGCCTGCCGGACGGCGAGAGCAGGGACGGCTGATGGCTACTTTGTGCAGACCCTCGGTGTCCGTACCGGAGCACGTGATCACGATGGAGGAGACGCTCGAACTCGCGCGTGCCCACCACGCGGACCACCCACAGCTGGCGCTGGCTCTGCGGCTGATCGAGAACACGGGCGTCCGCACCCGGCACATCGTGCAGCCCATCGAGGAGACCCTGAAGCACCCCGGCTTCGAGGACCGCAACAAGATGTACGAGGCCGAGGCCAAGGCCCGCGTCCCCGCGGTGATCCAGCGGGCCCTCGACGACGCCGAGCTCATGACCTCCGACATCGATGTCATCATCTACGTCTCGTGCACGGGCTTCATGATGCCGTCGCTGACGGCGTGGCTGATCAACGAGATGGACTTCCCGAGCAACACCCGCCAACTCCCCATAGCCCAGCTGGGCTGTGCGGCCGGCGGCGCGGCCATCAACCGGGCCCACGACTTCTGCACGGCCTACCCGGAGGCCAACGCGCTCATCGTCGCCTGCGAGTTCTGCTCGCTGTGCTACCAGCCCACCGACCTCGGCGTCGGATCGCTGCTCTCCAACGGTCTGTTCGGGGACGGCATCGCCGCGGCCGTGGTGCGCGGCGAGGGCGGCACCGGCGTACGCCTGGAGCGCAACGGGTCGTACCTGATCCCCAAGACCGAGGACTGGATCGCATACGACGTCCGGGCCACCGGTTTCCACTTCCTGCTGGACAAGCGGGTACCCACCACCATGGAGCCGCTCGCCCCGGCGCTCCAGGACCTCGCCGGCATGCACGGCTGGGACGCGACCGACCTGGACTTCTACATCATCCACGCCGGTGGTCCCCGAATACTCGACGACCTCAGCAAGTTCCTGAAGGTCGAGCCGCACGCGTTCCGGTTCAGCCGGGCCACGCTCACCGAGTACGGCAACATCGCCAGCGCCGTCGTCCTGGACGCACTGCGCCGGCTGTTCGACGAGGGCGGGGCCGACGCCGAGGCGCGCGGTCTGCTCGCCGGGTTCGGCCCCGGCATCACCGCCGAGATGACCGTGGGCCGTTGGCAGCGGTCGGACCAGGGGATCTCATGATCGACGAGACACTCCCCGAGCCACTGGCCGGCGCCGACACGGAGGCCGGGACCCTGCCGCCCGTGCGGCAGTGGCCGGCGGCGGATCTGACCGGCACCGACTTCGACCCGGTGCTGACCGAGCTGATGCGCGAGGGCCCGGTCACCCGCATCCAACTGCCCAACGGCGAGGGCTGGGCCTGGCTGGTCACCCGGTACGACGATGTCCGGGCGGTGGCCAACGACCCGCGGTTCAGCCGGGAGGCGGTCATGGAGCAGCCGGTCACCCGGCTCGCCCCGCACTTCATCCCGGCCAAGGGCGCGGTCGGTTTCCTCGACCCGCCCGACCACACCCGGCTGCGCCGCTCGGTCGCCCCGGCGTTCACCGCGAAGGGCGTGGAGCGCGTCCGCGACAAGGCGCGCGGCATGCTCGACGCCCTGGTGGACGACCTGCTGCGGGCCGGCCCGCCGGCCGATCTGACCGCGGCCGTCCTCAGCCCGTTCCCGATCGCGGTGATCTGCGAGCTGATGGGCGTCCCGGCCGCCGACCGGCACAGCATGCACAACTGGACGCAGCTCATCCTGTCCTCCGCGCACGGCAGGGAGACCAGCGAGAAGGCCAAGGACGAGATGGGCGCCTACTTCACCGAGCTCATCGGGGCGCGGGAGGGCAGCGAGGCCGAGGACGTCACCTCGCTGCTCGGCGCCGCCGTGGGCCGCCGCGAGGTGACGCTCCAGGAGGCGGTGGGGCTGGCCGTCCTCCTCCAGATCGGCGGTGAGGCGGTCACCAACAACAGCGGGCAGATGATCCATGTGCTGCTGACCCGGCCCGATCTCGTCCAACGGCTGCGCGCCGAGCCGGAGATCAGGCCGAGGGCCATCGACGAGCTGCTGCGCTGGATCCCGCACCGCAACGCGGTCGGCCTGTCCCGGATCGCCCTGGAGGACGTGGAGATCCGGGGCGTACGGATCCGGGCGGGCGACCCGGTCTATGTGTCCTACCTGTCGGCCAACCGCGACCCGGAGGTCTTCCCCGACCCGGAGACGATCGACCTCGACCGCAGCCCCAACGCGCACGTGGCGTTCGGGTTCGGCCCGCACTACTGCCCCGGCGGCATGCTGGCCAGGCTTGAGTCGGAGCTCCTGGTGGAAGCCCTGCTGGACCGGGTGCCGGGCCTGCGACTGGCGGTGCCGGCCAACGAAGTCCCCTTCAGAAAGGGCGCGTTGATCCGTGGGCCCGAGGCCCTGCCCGTGACGTGGTGAGGAGCGGTGAGCGACGATGACGACGACCGAGGGGCTGCTCGTACCGCCCGGCCACGGCCGGGTGGTGCAGACGCCCGCCCAGCGTGTGACGTTCAAGGTGACGGGCACGCACTCACGGACGGCATCCACCTTCGAGGTGGAGGT includes the following:
- a CDS encoding cytochrome P450, coding for MIDETLPEPLAGADTEAGTLPPVRQWPAADLTGTDFDPVLTELMREGPVTRIQLPNGEGWAWLVTRYDDVRAVANDPRFSREAVMEQPVTRLAPHFIPAKGAVGFLDPPDHTRLRRSVAPAFTAKGVERVRDKARGMLDALVDDLLRAGPPADLTAAVLSPFPIAVICELMGVPAADRHSMHNWTQLILSSAHGRETSEKAKDEMGAYFTELIGAREGSEAEDVTSLLGAAVGRREVTLQEAVGLAVLLQIGGEAVTNNSGQMIHVLLTRPDLVQRLRAEPEIRPRAIDELLRWIPHRNAVGLSRIALEDVEIRGVRIRAGDPVYVSYLSANRDPEVFPDPETIDLDRSPNAHVAFGFGPHYCPGGMLARLESELLVEALLDRVPGLRLAVPANEVPFRKGALIRGPEALPVTW